The following coding sequences are from one Achromobacter sp. B7 window:
- a CDS encoding CoA ester lyase has translation MTTHTYLRRPAALRRSWMFVPGMDAAAQASGLASGTDALVADLEEFTAAVERPAARPRIAALFATCRAQGVVAAVRINKLEDDGLADLRGVMPGAPDAVFLPHAESAAQIVALDQAITALEAELGLPAGSTEIVPTLESALGLVRAYDILTASPRVSACLLAAEDLTASLGAERGKDGIELHAVRARFLVDCTAAGCVPIDCPFNYRDLPALEADLRWARRLGLKSKCATVAEQVPLIHQVFTPAPPDVDAARDCVARFEAQRAGRHDAERIDPPTYNTARRLLARHDQFERWAAERRAQAVPQQGDLA, from the coding sequence ATGACCACCCACACCTATCTACGCCGCCCCGCCGCGCTGCGCCGCAGCTGGATGTTCGTACCCGGCATGGACGCCGCCGCGCAGGCCTCGGGCCTGGCCAGCGGCACGGACGCGCTGGTGGCCGACCTGGAAGAATTCACCGCGGCGGTGGAACGGCCCGCCGCCCGGCCACGCATTGCGGCCTTGTTTGCCACGTGCCGCGCGCAGGGCGTCGTGGCGGCCGTGCGCATCAACAAGCTGGAAGACGACGGGCTGGCCGACCTGCGCGGCGTGATGCCGGGCGCGCCGGATGCGGTGTTCCTGCCGCACGCCGAAAGCGCCGCGCAGATCGTTGCGCTGGATCAGGCCATCACGGCGCTGGAAGCCGAACTGGGCTTGCCCGCCGGCAGTACCGAGATCGTGCCCACGCTGGAATCGGCGCTGGGGCTGGTGCGCGCCTACGACATCCTGACCGCCAGCCCGCGCGTGTCCGCCTGCCTGCTGGCCGCCGAAGACCTGACGGCCAGCCTGGGCGCCGAGCGCGGCAAGGACGGCATTGAACTGCACGCCGTGCGCGCCCGCTTTCTGGTGGACTGCACCGCCGCCGGCTGCGTGCCGATCGACTGCCCGTTCAATTACCGCGACCTGCCCGCCCTGGAAGCGGACCTGCGCTGGGCGCGCCGCCTGGGCCTGAAATCCAAATGCGCCACGGTGGCCGAACAGGTGCCCCTGATCCACCAGGTGTTCACTCCGGCCCCGCCAGACGTGGACGCCGCGCGCGACTGCGTGGCGCGCTTCGAGGCGCAACGCGCCGGCCGCCACGACGCCGAACGCATCGACCCGCCCACCTACAACACCGCGCGCCGCCTGTTGGCGCGCCACGACC